One bacterium DNA segment encodes these proteins:
- a CDS encoding ABC transporter ATP-binding protein: MIKMNGIRKLYATGKVAVEALKGLDLELKGGEFVSIVGPSGSGKSTLMNIVGCLDTPSEGEFFLDGERVDQFNGNQLAEVRNKKIGFVFQNFNLLPYATAYENVELPMIFAGASQKDRKETVTRLLTRVGLGDRMDHKPTELSGGEMQRVAIARALANSPKLILADEPTGNLDSRSGAEIMNIFEELWKSGTTILMITHDPNVAKRTKRTIMIKDGVIVQSLNGNGNGSSEQH, translated from the coding sequence ATGATAAAGATGAACGGCATTAGAAAACTCTACGCCACCGGCAAGGTCGCAGTTGAAGCTCTCAAGGGATTGGATCTTGAACTAAAGGGCGGCGAATTTGTCAGTATTGTCGGACCGTCCGGTTCCGGCAAATCGACTCTGATGAATATCGTCGGGTGTCTGGATACGCCATCCGAGGGTGAATTCTTCCTCGATGGCGAGCGGGTAGACCAATTCAATGGTAATCAACTTGCCGAAGTCCGGAACAAGAAGATTGGATTTGTATTTCAGAACTTCAACTTGTTGCCGTATGCGACTGCTTACGAAAATGTCGAATTGCCGATGATCTTCGCCGGTGCATCCCAGAAAGATAGAAAAGAGACTGTCACGCGGTTGCTTACTCGCGTCGGGCTCGGTGACCGTATGGACCACAAGCCGACAGAATTGTCCGGCGGTGAAATGCAGCGCGTGGCGATTGCTCGTGCGTTGGCAAACAGCCCAAAACTAATCCTCGCAGACGAGCCCACAGGCAACCTCGACTCCAGATCTGGAGCGGAGATTATGAATATCTTCGAAGAGCTGTGGAAGTCGGGAACGACGATACTGATGATTACCCACGACCCTAATGTCGCCAAGCGGACCAAACGGACGATCATGATCAAGGACGGCGTCATTGTGCAGTCCCTTAATGGCAACGGAAACGGCTCATCCGAGCAACATTAG
- a CDS encoding ABC transporter permease gives MINSLLFVRLFWRDLRANKKRMTLTLIAVLWGTLSIVLLLAFAEGLKAQFAENSKGLGEGILIIWGGQTTVPYEGLGKGRRIRFYPEDLQEIQRQIPEIEKVGADYFNWGTSISYGKKTISGRTNGLFPSFETMRAHYPMPGGRFINELDMSKRRRVAFLGDKMATELFGIEDPVGKIITIDNMPFTVIGVQVKKQQMGSYSGPDNNKVAIPATTHSAIWGNLRYNNLVIKPRDVNQSEFVKSRIYEVVGKRQKFDPKDKAAMSIWDVIEGQKTMDKIMLGLQVFFGVMGFFSLSIAGVGVANIMYAAIKERTVEIGVKMALGAKKRQIMGQFILEAVLICGIGGLIGILVAQGVCGFFERVDLNNEALTWLGKPTISMTIGLVTVTILGFIGLIAGFFPARRAASVNPVESLRYE, from the coding sequence ATGATCAACTCTCTGCTGTTCGTCAGGTTGTTCTGGCGCGACTTGCGCGCCAACAAGAAGCGCATGACGCTTACGCTGATTGCGGTGCTGTGGGGTACATTGTCAATCGTACTGTTGCTGGCATTTGCAGAAGGCCTCAAGGCGCAATTCGCCGAGAATAGCAAAGGACTTGGCGAAGGCATCCTGATAATTTGGGGTGGCCAGACAACGGTTCCATACGAAGGTCTTGGCAAGGGACGGCGAATTCGATTCTACCCCGAAGACTTGCAAGAAATCCAGCGGCAGATTCCCGAAATCGAAAAGGTCGGAGCTGACTACTTCAATTGGGGGACATCGATCAGCTATGGAAAGAAGACCATCTCTGGAAGAACCAACGGACTATTCCCAAGTTTCGAAACGATGCGGGCACACTATCCGATGCCGGGTGGACGCTTCATCAATGAACTGGACATGAGCAAACGCCGCCGAGTGGCATTTCTGGGCGATAAGATGGCGACGGAGCTGTTTGGGATTGAGGACCCTGTCGGCAAGATTATCACAATCGACAATATGCCGTTTACCGTTATTGGTGTGCAGGTCAAGAAACAGCAGATGGGTTCCTATTCCGGTCCCGACAACAACAAAGTTGCAATTCCCGCGACTACACATTCGGCAATCTGGGGCAATCTCCGGTATAACAACCTTGTGATCAAGCCGCGCGATGTAAACCAATCGGAGTTTGTTAAGTCGCGAATCTACGAGGTCGTCGGCAAGCGGCAGAAATTTGATCCGAAGGACAAGGCCGCAATGTCGATCTGGGATGTAATCGAGGGTCAGAAAACGATGGACAAAATCATGCTGGGACTTCAAGTGTTTTTCGGCGTGATGGGTTTCTTCTCATTGTCGATTGCCGGAGTCGGAGTCGCCAATATTATGTATGCTGCCATCAAAGAGCGTACTGTGGAGATCGGTGTCAAGATGGCCCTCGGCGCCAAGAAGCGCCAGATTATGGGACAGTTTATTCTTGAAGCAGTTCTGATTTGCGGTATCGGCGGGCTCATCGGAATACTGGTGGCGCAGGGCGTATGCGGGTTCTTTGAAAGAGTAGACCTCAACAACGAGGCACTGACATGGTTAGGGAAACCGACTATTTCGATGACAATAGGTTTGGTAACAGTTACGATTCTTGGATTCATCGGCCTGATTGCGGGGTTCTTCCCGGCGCGAAGAGCGGCTTCGGTGAACCCGGTTGAATCGCTGAGATACGAGTAA
- a CDS encoding ABC transporter permease, producing MQLTSLKLYMKQFLHDLRAQKLRTFLTLVGLSWGTVTVICLLAFGYGLQNNQQEQMKGLGDNIVIMWASNTSKPYAGYPKGRWFGFVPEDINMMRQNIPELEAVSGEFQRGNITIRNGKKSKLIQISGVDPEFAPMRTIAPEPGGRFLNDIDVNDKRRVIFLGNELRDEIFGAEIDPVGQAVLLDNVPYTVVGVMVKKKQDSSYSGRDKDKGFVPTTTFQTAYGDRYLDNIVFRAKTLEIHKQAVDRTYEVFSKRYKFDPTDREALAMWDTVEDNGFMVFFVAMRLFVGFVGFMTLMVGGIGLANIMYVVVEERTKEIGIKMALGAKKGFVLFGFIFETFILTTIGGGIGYGIAQIIISVAPMFDIKDYVGTPTLSLQDKLAVVVILGFIGLMASFFPARRAANMNPVQALKL from the coding sequence ATGCAGTTAACATCGCTGAAACTCTACATGAAGCAGTTCCTGCATGACTTGCGGGCACAAAAACTGCGCACATTCCTGACTCTGGTCGGATTGTCGTGGGGCACTGTGACGGTAATCTGTCTGCTTGCTTTCGGCTATGGATTGCAGAACAACCAGCAGGAACAGATGAAAGGGCTTGGCGACAATATCGTCATCATGTGGGCAAGCAACACCAGCAAACCGTATGCGGGTTATCCCAAGGGCCGTTGGTTTGGTTTTGTCCCTGAAGACATCAACATGATGCGGCAGAACATTCCAGAGCTTGAAGCCGTCTCGGGTGAGTTTCAACGCGGTAACATCACGATTCGCAATGGTAAGAAATCGAAACTCATCCAAATTTCCGGCGTTGATCCGGAGTTCGCACCGATGCGGACCATTGCTCCTGAGCCGGGCGGGCGATTCTTGAATGACATCGATGTCAACGACAAGCGTCGCGTTATCTTCCTGGGCAACGAATTGCGCGACGAAATATTCGGAGCAGAAATTGATCCGGTGGGACAAGCAGTGTTGCTCGACAATGTACCCTACACGGTTGTGGGCGTCATGGTGAAGAAGAAGCAGGATTCGTCTTACTCGGGCCGCGACAAGGATAAGGGCTTCGTTCCGACGACAACATTCCAGACTGCGTATGGCGACAGATACCTTGACAACATCGTATTTCGCGCGAAAACACTGGAGATTCACAAACAAGCAGTTGACCGAACTTATGAGGTCTTTTCCAAGAGATACAAATTCGATCCGACTGATCGCGAAGCATTGGCAATGTGGGATACGGTCGAAGACAATGGCTTCATGGTGTTCTTCGTCGCGATGAGATTATTCGTCGGTTTTGTCGGTTTCATGACGCTCATGGTCGGCGGAATCGGTTTGGCTAACATCATGTATGTAGTCGTCGAAGAACGAACCAAAGAGATCGGTATCAAGATGGCGCTTGGCGCCAAGAAGGGCTTTGTGCTGTTCGGATTCATTTTCGAGACATTCATCTTAACGACGATAGGGGGCGGCATTGGCTATGGAATTGCCCAGATAATCATTTCAGTCGCGCCCATGTTTGACATCAAAGACTATGTCGGTACTCCGACTTTGTCGCTACAGGATAAACTTGCTGTTGTCGTGATTCTGGGATTCATCGGCCTGATGGCGAGTTTCTTCCCGGCACGTCGAGCTGCCAACATGAACCCGGTACAGGCGTTAAAGCTGTAG
- a CDS encoding efflux RND transporter periplasmic adaptor subunit, translating into MKKVVLSVLVVAIVAVIVLVMFNRGDSSKQTAANGVKVEKGEIIEKAMAIGTIQPYKEVLVKSKISGIVKRLHKEVGDVVREGELLIDISPQPTPLEYTEAQRSIDVAQINFDNANTAFNRSIELFDKKLISKQEYDDRKVSFEQAQLQLNLAKERMQLLENGAIKTANVNVESTIRSPITGSVLSKNVNEGDPVVPLTSYQDGTALITLADMTDLIFRGTVDEIDVGKLTEGMPVTLKVGALPKDTVSGTLWRISPKARKEQSATVFDVEVRFKDVDLSKLRAGYSANAEIIIKEARDIIVIPERLVDFRSDSAFVQVLDSIGGKKERAIETGLSDGVTIQVTTGLAEGEMLAEKSGTVNPF; encoded by the coding sequence ATGAAGAAGGTAGTACTATCAGTATTGGTTGTCGCTATCGTGGCGGTAATTGTACTGGTGATGTTTAATCGCGGCGACTCCAGCAAGCAGACGGCTGCGAACGGAGTCAAGGTCGAGAAAGGCGAGATCATCGAAAAGGCGATGGCAATCGGAACGATTCAGCCCTACAAAGAAGTCCTCGTCAAGTCAAAGATCTCCGGAATCGTCAAGCGCCTTCATAAGGAAGTCGGCGATGTGGTTAGGGAAGGCGAACTACTGATAGACATTTCGCCCCAGCCGACGCCGCTTGAGTACACAGAAGCTCAGCGCTCCATCGACGTGGCGCAAATCAACTTCGACAATGCCAACACGGCGTTCAATCGTTCCATCGAGCTCTTCGACAAGAAATTGATCTCCAAACAAGAATACGATGACCGCAAGGTCAGTTTCGAGCAGGCGCAGTTGCAACTTAATCTCGCCAAAGAGCGGATGCAGTTGCTTGAGAACGGCGCCATCAAGACTGCCAATGTTAATGTCGAGAGTACGATCCGCTCCCCCATCACCGGGTCGGTACTTTCGAAAAACGTCAATGAGGGTGATCCGGTGGTGCCGCTCACCTCCTATCAGGACGGTACTGCTCTGATCACCCTTGCTGACATGACCGATTTGATCTTCCGTGGCACTGTCGATGAGATCGATGTCGGCAAGCTCACCGAAGGTATGCCCGTGACTTTGAAGGTTGGCGCATTACCGAAGGATACTGTCAGCGGCACATTGTGGCGGATTTCCCCGAAAGCGCGCAAAGAGCAATCGGCAACTGTGTTCGATGTTGAAGTGCGATTCAAAGACGTCGACCTTTCCAAGCTCCGAGCCGGTTACTCGGCTAATGCTGAGATCATCATCAAGGAAGCGCGCGACATCATCGTAATTCCAGAACGCCTCGTAGACTTCCGCAGTGATTCGGCATTCGTTCAGGTGCTGGACTCGATCGGCGGCAAGAAAGAGCGTGCCATTGAAACCGGGCTTTCGGACGGTGTGACGATACAGGTCACGACCGGATTAGCCGAGGGTGAGATGCTGGCGGAAAAATCGGGAACAGTGAATCCGTTCTAA
- a CDS encoding saccharopine dehydrogenase NADP-binding domain-containing protein — protein sequence MTTFLVCGAGLMSKALVYDLIKFSSPTKVILLDIDQARLDSINGEKVEKHRGDLSDKAFFEPFVREADIAAGSASYKLNRALTECAIRHKTHFIDLGGNNSVVDAQFALSDLAAAAGVTIIPDCGLAPGMASVLAADGISQFDKVESVKLRVGGLPQNPKPPLNYAIFFSPEGLLNEYREPTVVLRDGQLTKLQSLTEGERLSFPPNFPELEAYHTSGGASTLPFTFEKKISELDYKTIRYVGHFEKIKFLFEIGMADETKYDVDGAKLSPDQMLRNVLQRHLPSNAPDVVLVFVEVVGMKNNRRQTATYYIEDYLDKATGHSAMQRTTAYSAAIVMQMIAEGSISTRGTLRSEQGIDHRRFIEHLGERGIGVKIELK from the coding sequence ATGACTACATTTCTGGTTTGCGGCGCCGGACTGATGTCCAAGGCGCTCGTATATGATCTGATCAAGTTCTCTTCACCAACAAAGGTGATCCTTCTCGACATTGACCAAGCACGCCTCGACTCGATTAACGGCGAGAAAGTCGAGAAGCATCGTGGTGACCTATCCGACAAGGCGTTTTTCGAGCCGTTTGTCCGGGAGGCTGATATTGCCGCCGGCTCCGCCAGTTACAAGCTCAATCGTGCCTTGACTGAATGCGCAATCCGACACAAAACCCATTTCATCGACCTTGGTGGCAACAATTCAGTTGTCGATGCTCAATTTGCGCTTTCTGATCTTGCAGCAGCAGCTGGAGTAACAATTATTCCTGATTGCGGCCTGGCGCCGGGAATGGCTTCGGTCTTGGCGGCTGATGGCATTTCGCAGTTCGACAAAGTGGAATCGGTCAAGCTGCGTGTTGGCGGACTTCCTCAAAATCCGAAACCGCCGCTCAACTACGCTATATTCTTCTCGCCGGAGGGACTGCTGAATGAGTATCGCGAGCCGACAGTTGTGCTTCGCGACGGACAACTGACGAAGTTGCAGAGCTTGACGGAAGGCGAACGACTTTCGTTTCCGCCCAACTTCCCGGAACTGGAAGCATATCACACTTCCGGTGGCGCATCGACCTTGCCGTTTACTTTCGAGAAGAAAATCAGCGAACTCGACTACAAGACGATTCGCTATGTCGGTCATTTCGAGAAGATCAAATTCCTCTTCGAAATCGGCATGGCAGACGAAACCAAGTATGATGTCGACGGCGCAAAGCTGAGTCCTGACCAGATGCTGCGCAACGTGCTGCAGAGACATCTGCCGTCAAATGCTCCCGATGTGGTCTTGGTGTTTGTCGAAGTCGTCGGTATGAAAAACAATCGCCGCCAGACTGCTACATATTATATAGAAGACTACCTCGACAAAGCGACCGGCCATTCGGCGATGCAGCGCACGACGGCATACTCAGCCGCGATTGTGATGCAGATGATTGCCGAAGGCTCGATCAGTACACGCGGCACGCTTCGCTCGGAACAAGGCATCGATCACCGACGCTTCATCGAACATCTCGGCGAACGCGGAATCGGCGTGAAAATCGAGCTTAAATAG
- a CDS encoding transcriptional regulator, protein MKSLEPLDLMIHAPLRLAVMTILAGVREADFVFLRDSTGATDGNLSTHLQKLEEAKYVRVVKAFEDRKPKTRFTLTAVGRQAYAVYIEALQEYIKVSKQAK, encoded by the coding sequence ATGAAATCCTTAGAGCCACTTGATCTCATGATACACGCACCCCTACGATTGGCGGTGATGACAATCTTAGCCGGTGTTCGGGAGGCGGATTTTGTGTTTCTGCGAGATTCGACCGGTGCCACCGATGGCAATCTGAGTACCCATCTCCAAAAACTGGAAGAGGCCAAATACGTTCGTGTAGTGAAAGCATTTGAGGACAGAAAGCCGAAGACCCGATTCACTCTGACGGCCGTGGGGCGACAGGCTTATGCGGTCTATATCGAAGCGCTACAGGAGTACATCAAGGTATCAAAACAAGCGAAATAG
- a CDS encoding GIY-YIG nuclease family protein, translated as MAVYLYILRSEKNGHFYTGIAADVDDRLKRHNGGRSISTKSGRPWQLVYTEQFPDRSLAMKRESEIKSWKSRAMIESLIAIALP; from the coding sequence ATGGCAGTATATCTCTACATACTTCGCAGTGAAAAGAACGGGCACTTCTACACCGGAATCGCAGCCGATGTTGACGATCGGTTGAAGCGGCATAATGGCGGACGCTCAATCTCCACCAAATCGGGTCGACCGTGGCAATTGGTCTACACGGAGCAGTTTCCTGATCGTTCATTAGCTATGAAGCGGGAAAGCGAAATCAAATCCTGGAAAAGCCGTGCGATGATTGAATCCCTGATCGCCATTGCACTTCCGTAA
- a CDS encoding 50S ribosomal protein L25 produces MNELHLDAEVRSGAGKSVTRKMRTAGNVPGILYGLEDKPVMLGINSRTLHKMLHSASSENVLVDLAIGKSNAVKVLLKDVQHHPVTNKVVHVDFQRVDLTKKIIIAVPVHLIGVADGVRSGGGVQEFIMRELEVSCLPTDIPTHIEVDVSKLGIGDAVHVEDLKLEKIEIVSGSASHDRLGTAADCFEVAGSRRGC; encoded by the coding sequence ATGAACGAGTTACATTTGGATGCCGAAGTTCGCTCCGGCGCCGGAAAGAGCGTGACGCGCAAAATGCGTACGGCGGGCAATGTCCCCGGCATTTTGTATGGTCTTGAAGACAAGCCGGTCATGCTGGGAATCAATAGCCGCACCCTGCACAAGATGCTGCACAGTGCTTCGAGCGAAAACGTGCTGGTCGATCTGGCTATCGGCAAGAGCAATGCCGTCAAGGTACTGCTCAAGGATGTTCAGCATCATCCGGTCACCAACAAAGTCGTGCATGTCGATTTTCAACGCGTCGATCTGACCAAGAAGATCATCATCGCGGTGCCGGTGCATCTTATCGGTGTTGCTGATGGTGTGCGCTCCGGTGGTGGTGTGCAGGAATTCATCATGCGCGAACTGGAAGTCTCCTGTTTGCCGACCGACATTCCGACGCACATTGAAGTCGATGTCAGCAAGCTGGGAATCGGCGATGCCGTGCATGTCGAGGACCTAAAGCTGGAAAAAATCGAAATCGTTTCCGGATCCGCATCGCACGATCGTCTCGGTACAGCCGCCGACTGTTTCGAAGTTGCCGGAAGCCGGCGAGGGTGTTGA